CGTTGATACGTGCATAACTCCAAACTTAGCAATCTCAGAAATAGAAGCCCCTTTTAAATGATAAGCGATTGTTAAAATATGATGTTCATTAATATTTAAATCGTAAGGTTTAATCCACTGCTGCCAATCTTTCTCTACACATTTCCATAACGCTTTCGATAATTGAGCAATGCGTTGGCTGAAAATCATCGCTTCTTTTACCGAGTAATCTTTTTCTCCACTTTTCATTTACTCACCCACTTTAACATTCTTTTTCATTACTATCTATTATGCCAGTAAAATAAAAATTAATAAAGTCTTTTTGTAAGAATTGTGAAAATTTTTTAACAAAATGACATTCTATACAAATCATGCATAACTATGGAAGCGTTTTATGAGTCGTGAATACATGCGTTGTCCTTACATGTTAATTGATAACATATATTGTAAATGCATAAAAACACGGCATATCTATACGATATGCCGTGTCAAGGTCAATTTATATAAAAAATATTTGTTATATGCAAAAAACTAAGCAGGAATTTGTTTACGCTTTTTCTGGAACAGCTTCTTGCAGTTTCTCAATTGACTTTTGGATGTCCAAAATTTCTTTCTCAATATGGCGCTTGTTTTGAGAAATATCTTGTTTCCAATTAGAAAGCGTGTCTTGCATGTCATCTTTTAGTTCTTGAAACACTTCTTTACCTTCTGAAGCAGTTTCAACAATTTGACGCTTTAATAATTTCGTATCAGCTGTAATATCAGCTAAAGTCTTTTTAATATCATTTCCTTTTTCTTTTAACTTGCCGCGCATGTCTTTACCAGAAGAAGGAGTTGAGAAAAGAACGGCTAGTCCAGCAACTGCTCCGCCGCAAATAACACCTGTAATAAAGGATTTAGCTTTTGACATAAAAGGAGACCTCCTTATTTTTTGTTCGTATTCATGATGTGAAAAAATATGCATATCTTTCTTATATGTGCTATGCACAAACAATCATCCCTGAGCATTTTAGGTGAAGAAACAAGCCATGCGGAATTTGATGACTTCAGGGAAGTGGCTTGTTATGTATTACGCCTTCTTATAGTGTCATTATTTCACACTATTTGCAATTGTACTTGCGATGTTTTGTAAATTTTCCATAGTGTATTCATTTTGGTGTGATTTCCAAACAGCACCGAAACCATCTTTTTCACCGTAGCGTGGAATTAAATGAAGGTGGAAGTGGAACACAGTTTGTCCAGCTTTTTCACCGTTATTGTTAAGTAGGTTAAAGCCAACTGGATTAAACTCTGTTTTAATCGCATTTGCGATTTTTGGAACGACAGAAAAAATATGTGATGCGATTTCTGGCGTTAACGCAAAAATGTCTTGTTTGTGAACTTTCGGAATAACAAGAGTATGTCCTTTTGTTACTTGACTAATATCTAAAAATGCAAGCACATGTTCAT
This DNA window, taken from Bacillus cereus ATCC 14579, encodes the following:
- a CDS encoding YtxH domain-containing protein; translated protein: MSKAKSFITGVICGGAVAGLAVLFSTPSSGKDMRGKLKEKGNDIKKTLADITADTKLLKRQIVETASEGKEVFQELKDDMQDTLSNWKQDISQNKRHIEKEILDIQKSIEKLQEAVPEKA
- a CDS encoding HIT family protein, with the translated sequence MNHTADNCIFCKIIDGQIPCSKVYEDEHVLAFLDISQVTKGHTLVIPKVHKQDIFALTPEIASHIFSVVPKIANAIKTEFNPVGFNLLNNNGEKAGQTVFHFHLHLIPRYGEKDGFGAVWKSHQNEYTMENLQNIASTIANSVK